A genomic window from Polaribacter gangjinensis includes:
- a CDS encoding UDP-3-O-(3-hydroxymyristoyl)glucosamine N-acyltransferase, with protein sequence MSQVLQCQFIGDENFPIKGMNEIHVVREGDIVFVDHPKYYDKALNSAATVVLINKLVDCPEGKALLISDDPFRDFNKLTIHFNPFIASKNSIADSAIIGENTIIQPNVFIGNNVKIGKNCVIHPNVSIYDNSVIGNNVTIHANSVLGADAFYYKKRPSGFDKLISGGRVVIEDFVDIGASCTIDKGVTGDTTIKEGTKIDNQVHVGHDTIIGKKCLIASQTGIAGCVIIEDEVTIWGQVGTNSGITIGKGAIILGQTGVTKSIAGGKTYFGTPIAESREKLKEMAAVKMLLKDRKIL encoded by the coding sequence GTGTCTCAAGTACTTCAATGTCAATTTATTGGAGATGAAAATTTCCCGATAAAAGGCATGAATGAAATTCATGTTGTACGTGAAGGTGATATTGTTTTTGTAGATCATCCAAAGTATTATGACAAAGCCTTAAATTCAGCTGCAACTGTTGTTTTGATCAATAAATTGGTAGATTGTCCTGAAGGAAAAGCTTTGTTAATTTCAGACGATCCTTTTCGTGATTTTAACAAATTAACTATTCATTTCAATCCTTTTATTGCTTCAAAAAATAGTATTGCAGACTCTGCAATTATTGGTGAAAATACCATCATTCAACCCAATGTTTTTATAGGAAATAATGTAAAAATTGGTAAAAATTGTGTGATTCATCCCAATGTTTCCATTTATGACAATTCAGTTATTGGAAATAATGTTACCATACATGCAAATTCAGTTTTGGGTGCAGATGCTTTTTATTATAAAAAACGTCCTTCAGGTTTTGATAAACTCATTTCAGGAGGTAGAGTAGTGATTGAGGATTTTGTTGATATTGGGGCTTCTTGCACTATTGATAAAGGAGTAACAGGTGATACTACCATCAAAGAAGGAACAAAAATTGACAATCAAGTGCATGTTGGTCATGACACTATTATTGGAAAAAAATGTTTGATTGCCTCTCAAACCGGAATCGCAGGTTGTGTAATCATTGAAGATGAAGTTACCATTTGGGGACAAGTTGGAACAAATAGTGGGATTACAATTGGAAAAGGTGCAATTATTTTAGGTCAAACAGGAGTTACTAAATCAATTGCTGGAGGTAAAACTTACTTTGGAACTCCAATTGCAGAATCAAGAGAAAAATTGAAAGAAATGGCTGCTGTTAAAATGCTTTTAAAAGATAGAAAGATTTTATAA
- the lpxA gene encoding acyl-ACP--UDP-N-acetylglucosamine O-acyltransferase: MNQPLAYVHPQAKIARNVVIEPFTTIHNNVVIGSGTWIGSNVTIMEGARIGNNCRIFPGAIISAIPQDLKFDDEETTVEIGDNVTIRECVTINRGTKDRMKTVVGNNCLIMAYCHIAHDCLVGNNTIFSNNTTLAGHVTVGDNVVLAGMVAVHQFASIGKHAFVTGGSLVRKDVPPYVKAAREPLSYVGINSVGLRRRGYSTEKIREIQDIYRILFQKNYNYSQAIDIIEAEMEATPERDEIIQFIKESHRGIMKGYLKIN, encoded by the coding sequence ATGAATCAACCATTAGCGTACGTTCACCCCCAAGCAAAAATAGCCAGAAATGTGGTTATTGAACCCTTTACAACCATTCATAATAATGTGGTTATTGGATCTGGAACTTGGATTGGATCAAACGTGACCATCATGGAAGGAGCTAGAATTGGAAATAATTGCAGAATTTTTCCAGGAGCAATCATCTCAGCAATTCCTCAAGATTTAAAATTTGATGACGAAGAAACTACTGTAGAAATTGGCGACAACGTTACAATTCGCGAGTGTGTTACCATCAACAGAGGTACAAAAGACAGAATGAAAACTGTTGTAGGAAATAATTGTTTGATTATGGCTTACTGTCATATTGCCCACGATTGTTTGGTGGGTAATAACACCATTTTTTCTAATAACACCACTTTAGCAGGACATGTAACTGTGGGTGATAACGTAGTTTTAGCAGGAATGGTTGCCGTACATCAATTTGCTTCTATTGGAAAACATGCTTTTGTTACTGGAGGTTCATTGGTTCGAAAAGACGTTCCTCCTTATGTAAAAGCTGCTAGAGAACCACTTTCGTATGTGGGAATCAATTCAGTTGGTTTAAGAAGAAGAGGGTACTCAACAGAAAAAATCAGAGAAATTCAGGATATATACAGAATTTTATTCCAAAAAAATTACAATTATTCACAAGCGATTGATATTATTGAAGCTGAAATGGAGGCTACTCCTGAGCGTGATGAAATTATACAATTCATCAAAGAATCACATCGTGGAATTATGAAAGGATACTTAAAAATAAATTAA
- the sucD gene encoding succinate--CoA ligase subunit alpha: MSVLVNKNSKIIVQGFTGSEGTFHAGQMIDYGTNVVGGVTPGKGGQEHLGKPVFNTVKEAVDKAAADTSIIFVPPAFAADAIMEAAEAGIKVIICITEGIPTADMVKVKAYIANKDCRLIGPNCPGVITPDEAKVGIMPGFIFKKGNIGIVSKSGTLTYEAADQVVKQGFGISTAIGIGGDPIIGTTTKEAVELLMNDDETHAIVMIGEIGGNLEAEAAKWIKADGNRKPVVGFIAGQTAPSGRTMGHAGAIVGGADDTAQAKMKILAENGIHVVSSPAKIGAMVASVLKK; this comes from the coding sequence ATGAGTGTTTTAGTAAATAAAAATTCAAAAATTATTGTTCAAGGTTTTACAGGTAGTGAAGGTACTTTTCACGCTGGTCAAATGATTGATTATGGAACCAATGTTGTTGGAGGTGTAACTCCAGGAAAAGGCGGTCAAGAACACTTAGGGAAGCCAGTTTTTAATACCGTGAAAGAAGCTGTAGATAAGGCTGCTGCTGATACATCTATCATTTTTGTGCCACCAGCTTTTGCTGCTGATGCTATTATGGAAGCTGCTGAAGCCGGTATCAAAGTAATTATTTGTATTACTGAAGGAATTCCTACAGCAGACATGGTAAAAGTAAAAGCATATATAGCAAACAAAGACTGCAGATTGATTGGCCCAAATTGTCCAGGTGTTATTACTCCTGATGAAGCAAAAGTAGGGATCATGCCAGGATTTATTTTCAAAAAAGGAAACATCGGAATCGTTTCAAAATCAGGAACATTAACTTATGAAGCTGCTGATCAAGTAGTAAAACAAGGCTTTGGAATTTCTACAGCTATTGGAATTGGAGGAGACCCAATTATTGGCACAACTACCAAAGAAGCTGTTGAATTGTTGATGAATGATGATGAAACGCATGCAATCGTTATGATTGGTGAAATTGGTGGAAATTTAGAAGCAGAAGCTGCGAAATGGATTAAAGCTGATGGAAATAGAAAACCTGTAGTTGGATTTATAGCAGGTCAAACTGCTCCATCAGGAAGAACTATGGGACATGCAGGAGCAATTGTTGGGGGTGCAGATGATACAGCACAAGCAAAGATGAAAATTTTGGCGGAAAACGGAATTCACGTTGTGAGTTCTCCAGCTAAAATCGGAGCCATGGTTGCAAGTGTATTGAAAAAATAA
- the fabG gene encoding 3-oxoacyl-[acyl-carrier-protein] reductase, translating to MKLLENKTAIITGATRGIGRGIAIEFAKQGANVVFTYSSSVDAATALENELKSFGVSAKGYQSNAANFDAAQELVNNVLAEFGTVDILVNNAGITKDNLLMRISEQDFDSVIEINLKSVFNLTKAVIRPMMKQRSGSIINMSSVVGLKGNAGQANYAASKAGIIGFSKSVALELGSRNVRSNVIAPGFIETEMTDKLDEKTVQGWRDSIPLKRGGQPEDIANACVFLASDMSSYITGQTLSVDGGMLT from the coding sequence ATGAAACTACTAGAAAACAAAACGGCCATCATTACAGGAGCTACAAGAGGAATTGGAAGAGGAATTGCGATAGAATTTGCCAAACAGGGTGCCAATGTGGTATTTACTTACAGTTCGTCTGTTGATGCTGCAACTGCATTAGAAAATGAATTGAAATCTTTTGGGGTTTCTGCTAAAGGATATCAATCTAATGCTGCAAATTTTGATGCTGCTCAAGAATTGGTAAACAATGTATTGGCTGAATTTGGAACCGTTGATATTTTAGTAAACAATGCCGGAATTACCAAAGACAATTTGTTAATGCGAATTTCAGAGCAAGATTTTGATTCTGTTATTGAAATTAATTTAAAATCGGTTTTCAATTTAACAAAAGCAGTAATTCGTCCTATGATGAAACAACGAAGTGGCTCTATCATCAATATGAGTTCTGTTGTTGGTTTGAAAGGAAATGCTGGTCAAGCAAATTATGCAGCTTCTAAAGCAGGAATTATTGGTTTTTCAAAATCAGTTGCTTTGGAATTAGGCTCAAGAAATGTACGTAGCAATGTGATTGCTCCTGGATTTATTGAAACTGAAATGACCGATAAATTAGATGAAAAAACCGTGCAAGGTTGGCGTGATTCTATTCCTTTAAAAAGAGGAGGACAGCCTGAAGATATTGCAAATGCTTGTGTTTTCTTAGCATCTGACATGAGTTCGTACATTACAGGTCAAACACTTTCTGTAGATGGTGGAATGTTAACCTAA
- the lpxD gene encoding UDP-3-O-(3-hydroxymyristoyl)glucosamine N-acyltransferase, protein MKFTAQQIAAILDGEVFGNPEEEVFKLSKIEEGEKGSLTFLSNPKYQPYLYTTNASIAIVNNTFQPEKDLKVTLIKVENAYKSFSKLLEFYNEVKNNKLGRETPNFISNSATIGENEYIGAFTYIGENVKIGNNVKIYPNCYIGDNTVIGDYCVFHSGVKIYSETQIGNHCKIHSNCTIGSDGFGFAPNADGNYVAVPQIGNVIIEDYVDIGAGATIDRATLGSTIIRQGVKLDNQIQIAHNVEIGKNTVIAAQTGVAGSTKIGENCMIGGQVGIVGHLTIGNGVKIQAQSGISKNLKDNEVVQGSPAFGYGDFNKSYVYFRNLPKIAATVNNLEKEWKAQNKKE, encoded by the coding sequence ATGAAATTTACAGCACAACAAATAGCAGCAATTTTAGACGGTGAAGTCTTTGGAAATCCTGAAGAAGAGGTTTTTAAATTGTCGAAAATTGAAGAAGGAGAAAAAGGCTCATTAACCTTTTTGTCTAATCCAAAATATCAACCGTATTTATACACTACAAATGCTTCTATTGCGATTGTAAATAATACTTTTCAGCCTGAAAAAGACTTAAAAGTTACGTTGATTAAAGTAGAAAATGCCTACAAATCTTTTTCAAAACTTCTTGAATTTTACAACGAAGTAAAGAATAATAAATTGGGAAGAGAAACTCCGAATTTCATTTCTAATTCTGCCACAATTGGTGAAAATGAATACATTGGAGCCTTTACCTATATTGGAGAAAATGTAAAAATTGGCAACAATGTAAAAATTTATCCCAATTGTTATATTGGTGATAATACAGTCATTGGTGATTATTGCGTGTTTCATTCAGGCGTAAAAATTTATTCTGAAACTCAGATTGGAAACCATTGCAAAATTCATTCAAACTGTACAATTGGTTCAGATGGATTTGGATTTGCGCCAAATGCTGATGGAAATTATGTAGCAGTTCCTCAAATTGGAAACGTAATTATTGAGGATTATGTGGATATTGGAGCAGGAGCCACTATTGATAGAGCCACTCTTGGTTCAACAATCATCAGACAAGGTGTAAAATTAGACAATCAAATTCAAATTGCACACAATGTTGAAATTGGAAAAAATACCGTAATTGCCGCACAAACAGGTGTTGCAGGGTCTACAAAAATCGGTGAAAACTGTATGATTGGAGGGCAAGTAGGTATTGTTGGGCATTTGACCATTGGAAATGGTGTAAAAATTCAAGCACAATCAGGTATTTCTAAAAATCTAAAAGACAATGAAGTAGTGCAAGGATCGCCTGCTTTTGGCTATGGAGATTTTAATAAAAGTTACGTGTATTTTAGAAATTTACCTAAGATTGCAGCCACAGTAAATAATTTAGAAAAGGAATGGAAAGCTCAAAATAAAAAAGAATGA
- the efp gene encoding elongation factor P: protein MATTSDIRNGLCIRYNNDIYKIIEFLHVKPGKGPAFVRTKLKSVTNGKVIDNTFPAGRKIEDVRVETHKFQYLYNEGDTYFFMNEEDYTQIQLPKSALDVPELMKEGEVVTIIINTEDNMPLSVDMPLSVILEVIHTEPGVKGNTATNATKPATVETGAIVNVPLFINEGDKIKIETAKGTYQERMKE, encoded by the coding sequence ATGGCAACTACTTCAGATATCAGAAACGGATTATGCATAAGATATAACAACGATATTTATAAAATTATTGAATTTTTACACGTAAAACCAGGAAAAGGTCCTGCTTTTGTTAGAACAAAACTAAAAAGTGTTACCAATGGAAAAGTAATAGACAATACTTTTCCTGCTGGTAGAAAAATTGAAGATGTACGTGTAGAAACGCACAAATTTCAGTATTTATACAATGAAGGTGATACCTATTTCTTTATGAATGAAGAAGATTACACACAAATTCAATTGCCAAAAAGCGCTTTAGATGTTCCTGAATTGATGAAAGAAGGAGAAGTTGTAACAATCATTATCAATACTGAAGATAACATGCCACTTTCTGTTGACATGCCTTTAAGTGTTATTTTAGAAGTAATTCATACAGAGCCAGGTGTAAAAGGAAATACAGCTACCAATGCAACAAAACCTGCTACTGTTGAAACGGGTGCAATTGTAAATGTGCCTTTATTTATCAATGAAGGAGATAAAATAAAAATTGAAACTGCAAAAGGAACATATCAAGAGCGAATGAAAGAGTAG
- a CDS encoding bifunctional UDP-3-O-[3-hydroxymyristoyl] N-acetylglucosamine deacetylase/3-hydroxyacyl-ACP dehydratase produces MSKKQKTIQSEISLSGVGLHTGNNVTMTLKPAPINHGFAFVRVDLEGKPVIEARAEYVVNTQRGTNLEKNGVQIQTSEHVLAAAVGLDIDNLIIEINASEPPIMDGSSKFFVEAIEKAGIQEQNAQIEEYIVKEIISYKDEETGSEIILMPSDEYQITTMVDFGTKILGTQNATLDTISDFKTEISAARTFSFLHEIEMLLEKDLIKGGDLNNAIVYVDKELSDSTMQKLKSAFKKDKISVKPNGILDNLTLHWANEAARHKLLDVIGDLALVGMRIRGKVIANKPGHFVNTQFAKKLSKLIKLDKRNNVPQYDLNEPPLLDIHQIMDILPHRPPFLLIDRIIELSESHVVGMKNVTINEGFFVGHFPGAPVMPGVLQVEAMAQCGGILVLSTVPDPENYLTYFMKMDNVKFKQKVLPGDTLIFKCDLITPIRRGICHMQAYAYANGKLVAEAELMAQISKIK; encoded by the coding sequence ATGAGTAAAAAGCAAAAAACAATTCAATCAGAAATATCGTTGTCAGGTGTAGGATTACACACAGGAAACAACGTAACTATGACTTTAAAACCAGCTCCAATCAATCACGGATTTGCATTTGTGAGAGTAGATTTGGAAGGAAAACCTGTAATTGAAGCCAGAGCTGAATATGTTGTAAACACACAAAGAGGCACAAACCTCGAGAAAAATGGGGTTCAAATTCAAACATCAGAGCACGTTTTAGCAGCTGCAGTTGGTTTGGATATTGATAATTTGATTATCGAAATCAATGCTTCTGAACCTCCAATTATGGATGGTTCCTCAAAATTCTTTGTTGAAGCCATTGAAAAAGCTGGAATTCAAGAGCAAAATGCTCAAATAGAAGAGTATATTGTTAAAGAAATCATTTCTTATAAAGACGAAGAAACAGGAAGTGAAATTATTTTAATGCCTTCTGATGAGTATCAAATAACCACAATGGTTGATTTTGGCACTAAAATTCTAGGTACTCAAAATGCTACCTTAGATACAATTTCTGATTTTAAAACTGAAATTTCGGCCGCAAGAACATTTAGTTTTTTGCATGAAATTGAAATGTTACTTGAAAAAGATTTGATAAAAGGAGGTGATTTAAACAATGCAATTGTATATGTTGACAAAGAATTGTCTGATAGCACCATGCAAAAGCTAAAATCAGCATTTAAAAAAGATAAAATTTCTGTAAAACCAAACGGAATTTTAGACAACCTAACATTGCATTGGGCAAATGAGGCAGCGCGTCATAAATTGTTAGATGTTATTGGAGATTTGGCTCTGGTAGGTATGCGAATTCGTGGAAAAGTAATTGCCAATAAACCAGGTCATTTTGTAAACACTCAGTTTGCTAAAAAGTTATCAAAATTGATAAAATTAGACAAACGAAATAATGTTCCTCAATACGATTTAAACGAACCACCTTTATTAGATATCCATCAAATTATGGATATTTTACCACACAGGCCACCATTTTTATTGATTGATAGAATTATTGAATTATCTGAAAGTCATGTGGTTGGAATGAAAAACGTAACTATAAATGAAGGGTTTTTTGTAGGTCACTTTCCAGGAGCACCTGTTATGCCTGGAGTTTTACAAGTAGAAGCCATGGCGCAATGTGGAGGAATTTTAGTACTTAGTACAGTGCCTGATCCTGAAAATTACTTGACCTATTTTATGAAAATGGACAACGTAAAATTCAAACAAAAAGTATTACCAGGAGATACCTTGATTTTTAAATGTGATTTAATTACTCCAATTAGGAGAGGCATTTGTCACATGCAAGCTTATGCGTATGCCAACGGAAAATTGGTTGCTGAAGCAGAATTGATGGCTCAAATTTCAAAAATAAAATAA
- a CDS encoding HD domain-containing protein, with amino-acid sequence MPNKLKILNDPIYGFIQIPNSLVFDIMEDAYFQRLRRIAQMGLSSLVYPGAIHTRFHHALGCIYLMQKAVRVLRFKQIEISEEEENALYIAILLHDIGHGPFSHALEHSIVNGVSHEEISLQFMQKLNKKFDGKLSLAIEIFEGKYPRKFLCQLISSQLDIDRLDYLKRDSFYTGVTEGNISSDRLIVMMDVANDELVIEQKGIYSVEKFLIARRLMYWQVYLHKTGLVAENMLVNVLKRAKELAENGVDLFASNAFAYFLYNRINKDNFNENTLEMFSKLDDYDILLSIKEWVHHEDNVLSTLSKMIVERKLLKVEMQSERFSEAYVSKKMKKFQDKLELTETEITYFVFTQEIKNQAYTSEKPILIINKKGKLSDIAKASDQLNLQALTKPVVKHIICYPK; translated from the coding sequence ATGCCAAACAAATTAAAAATATTAAATGACCCAATTTACGGATTTATCCAAATTCCGAATTCATTAGTTTTTGATATAATGGAAGATGCGTATTTTCAACGTTTACGAAGAATTGCGCAAATGGGTTTGTCCAGTTTAGTATATCCTGGAGCCATTCACACGCGTTTTCACCATGCTTTGGGATGTATTTATTTGATGCAAAAAGCAGTGAGAGTGTTGCGTTTTAAGCAAATTGAAATTTCTGAAGAAGAAGAAAACGCTTTATATATCGCTATTTTATTGCACGATATTGGTCATGGACCTTTTTCGCATGCACTAGAGCACAGTATTGTAAATGGAGTTTCGCACGAAGAAATTTCCTTGCAATTCATGCAAAAACTAAATAAAAAGTTTGATGGAAAACTTAGTTTGGCAATAGAAATTTTTGAAGGAAAATATCCGCGTAAATTTTTATGTCAATTGATTAGTAGTCAATTGGATATAGATAGATTAGATTATTTAAAACGCGATAGTTTTTATACTGGAGTTACAGAAGGAAATATTTCATCAGACAGATTGATTGTCATGATGGATGTTGCTAATGACGAATTGGTTATTGAGCAAAAAGGGATTTATTCTGTAGAAAAGTTCTTGATTGCCAGACGTTTAATGTATTGGCAAGTATATTTACACAAAACAGGTTTAGTCGCAGAAAACATGCTGGTTAATGTGCTAAAACGAGCCAAAGAATTGGCTGAAAACGGCGTAGATTTATTTGCAAGTAATGCTTTTGCCTATTTTTTATACAATAGAATTAATAAGGATAATTTCAATGAGAATACCTTAGAAATGTTCTCAAAATTAGATGATTATGACATTTTATTATCCATCAAAGAATGGGTTCATCATGAAGATAACGTATTGTCAACACTTTCTAAAATGATTGTAGAACGTAAATTGTTGAAAGTAGAAATGCAAAGTGAGCGTTTTAGTGAAGCTTATGTTAGCAAAAAGATGAAAAAATTTCAAGATAAACTTGAACTAACAGAAACCGAAATTACGTATTTTGTTTTTACTCAAGAAATTAAAAATCAAGCATATACATCAGAAAAGCCAATTCTTATCATCAATAAAAAAGGAAAATTAAGCGATATTGCAAAAGCATCAGATCAATTGAATTTGCAAGCATTGACAAAACCGGTTGTTAAACACATTATTTGTTATCCAAAATAA
- a CDS encoding VWA domain-containing protein has product MQTTVIFLLFLALVLSFSIAYFQYYYKEKSKHQFTPFLLILRTLSLFLLLSLFINPSIENEVYQNEKPVLSIVTDNSSSIAFFDETKNILAFQENISDNSVIKDKFDIQKFQFGKTLQLQDSLTFSENETNIFEAISATNKLNSSKIAPVVLLTDGNQNIGLDYEFLNSKQPIYPIVFGDTTTYADIKISQINANKYSFLGNQFPVEVLLNYEGNENVTSVFTISSKGKTIFSKNVSFSAQKKSETISTNIESTAKGIHFYNTSLRIINNEKNTKNNTKDFTVEVIDEQTNVLIVSSVLHPDLGVLKKAIESNKQRKATISLVTDFKNQINDFQLIILYQVTNAFKNILTEITAEKIPYLFISGVNTDWNFVNAQQLGFQKKAINQTENYGATFNTSFATLLQENIGFDDFPPLKDRFGEVYFNKEYQTLLFQNINGIQTKVPLLAIVDNESHKFATLFGEGIWKWRAASFLNNNSFEEFDAFVGNLVSFLASNKKRNRLEVNAESLYTANSTINISAFYLDKTYKFDPRASLEITITNETTKIVSKFPFSLLNNAYQVAIENLASGVYNYTVTVLGHNLSKSGQFVISDYNIEEQFTRANLEKLEKIATNSGGKVYYKNQFDDLLQDLSKNESFYTIQKASIKEQEIIDWKWVLFVIIGFLTLEWFIRKYIGKI; this is encoded by the coding sequence TTGCAAACAACTGTCATTTTTCTACTTTTTTTAGCATTGGTATTGAGTTTTTCAATAGCCTATTTTCAGTATTATTATAAAGAAAAAAGCAAACATCAATTCACACCTTTCCTATTGATTTTGAGAACGCTAAGTTTGTTTTTGCTCTTATCTTTATTCATTAATCCGAGTATTGAAAACGAAGTTTATCAAAATGAAAAACCGGTTTTATCAATAGTAACAGACAATTCATCTTCCATTGCTTTTTTTGATGAAACTAAAAATATTTTAGCATTTCAAGAAAATATTTCTGATAATTCTGTTATCAAAGACAAATTTGACATTCAAAAGTTTCAATTTGGAAAAACGTTGCAACTCCAAGATAGCTTGACGTTTTCTGAAAATGAAACCAATATTTTTGAGGCAATTTCAGCAACCAACAAACTGAATTCCAGCAAAATTGCGCCTGTAGTTTTATTAACAGATGGCAACCAAAATATTGGTTTAGATTATGAATTTCTGAATTCTAAACAGCCTATTTATCCAATTGTTTTTGGGGATACAACCACTTATGCCGATATTAAAATCTCTCAAATTAATGCCAATAAATACAGTTTTTTAGGAAATCAATTTCCTGTTGAAGTTTTGCTAAATTATGAAGGAAATGAGAATGTGACATCCGTTTTTACGATTTCATCCAAAGGAAAAACAATCTTTAGTAAAAATGTTTCGTTTTCTGCTCAAAAAAAATCAGAAACTATTTCAACCAACATTGAATCTACTGCAAAAGGAATTCACTTTTACAACACCTCTTTGCGAATAATTAACAATGAAAAAAATACGAAAAACAATACCAAAGATTTTACGGTAGAAGTGATTGATGAGCAAACCAATGTATTGATTGTTTCATCTGTTTTACATCCAGATTTGGGAGTTCTAAAAAAAGCCATTGAAAGTAACAAACAACGAAAAGCGACAATTTCATTAGTTACTGATTTTAAAAACCAAATAAATGATTTTCAGTTGATTATATTGTATCAGGTTACGAATGCTTTTAAAAATATTCTCACTGAAATCACTGCTGAAAAAATACCTTATTTGTTTATATCGGGTGTAAATACTGATTGGAATTTTGTAAATGCACAACAATTAGGTTTTCAAAAAAAGGCCATCAATCAAACTGAAAATTACGGTGCCACTTTCAATACTTCGTTTGCTACTCTATTGCAAGAAAATATTGGTTTTGATGATTTTCCTCCGTTAAAAGATCGTTTTGGTGAAGTATATTTTAATAAGGAATATCAAACATTGTTGTTTCAAAATATCAACGGAATTCAAACAAAAGTTCCACTGTTAGCAATTGTTGATAATGAGTCTCATAAATTTGCGACCTTGTTTGGAGAGGGAATTTGGAAGTGGAGAGCAGCTAGTTTTTTAAATAACAATTCATTTGAAGAATTTGATGCTTTTGTAGGGAATTTGGTAAGTTTTTTAGCATCCAACAAAAAAAGAAATCGGTTAGAAGTGAATGCTGAAAGTTTATATACGGCAAATTCAACCATCAATATTTCAGCATTTTACTTAGATAAAACGTATAAATTTGATCCAAGAGCTTCTCTTGAAATTACAATTACCAATGAAACAACAAAAATAGTTTCAAAATTTCCGTTTTCATTACTCAATAATGCTTATCAAGTTGCGATTGAAAATTTAGCATCTGGAGTTTATAATTATACAGTAACAGTATTGGGTCATAATTTATCAAAATCAGGACAATTTGTAATTTCTGATTATAATATTGAAGAGCAATTTACAAGAGCTAATTTAGAGAAACTAGAAAAAATAGCGACAAATTCAGGCGGAAAAGTGTATTATAAAAATCAATTTGATGATTTATTGCAAGATCTTTCTAAAAATGAGTCTTTTTATACCATCCAAAAGGCATCTATCAAAGAGCAAGAAATCATAGATTGGAAATGGGTGTTGTTTGTAATCATTGGATTTTTAACTTTAGAATGGTTTATTAGAAAATATATTGGTAAAATTTAA